One stretch of Burkholderia oklahomensis C6786 DNA includes these proteins:
- a CDS encoding YdcF family protein: MTLALLAAVAVAAALLWVAGRRRTSRASFAASAVLFFAIGCGPVPAWLLRHLQAPYAARPAIEWGERNAIVMLGLGTEKIAATGAVEPGTFSYSRVVEAASLYHGCRKARANAGCKIVVSGGDARRNGVPEATVYRDALIGLGIDAADVLSEPRSMNTWQNAQFTRVVLAGYRADRVLLVTSGVHLRRSVLYFAHFGVAAIPVRAEYLQAMLFPLPLAYNFSAADLALHEYLGIARYRLYDALGWNPARTQPGDA, encoded by the coding sequence ATGACGCTCGCACTGCTGGCCGCCGTGGCCGTCGCCGCCGCGCTGCTTTGGGTCGCCGGGCGCCGTCGTACGAGCCGCGCGTCGTTCGCCGCGTCCGCCGTCCTGTTCTTCGCGATCGGCTGCGGCCCCGTGCCCGCCTGGCTGCTGCGCCATCTGCAGGCGCCGTATGCGGCGCGGCCGGCGATCGAATGGGGCGAGCGCAACGCGATCGTCATGCTGGGACTCGGCACCGAGAAGATCGCCGCGACGGGCGCGGTCGAGCCCGGCACGTTCTCCTATTCGCGGGTCGTCGAGGCGGCGAGCCTCTACCACGGCTGCCGAAAGGCGCGCGCGAACGCCGGCTGCAAGATCGTCGTGAGCGGCGGCGACGCGCGTCGCAACGGCGTGCCTGAAGCGACCGTCTATCGCGACGCGCTGATCGGGCTCGGCATCGACGCGGCCGACGTGCTGTCCGAGCCGCGCAGCATGAACACGTGGCAGAACGCCCAATTCACGCGCGTCGTGCTGGCCGGCTATCGCGCGGACCGCGTGCTGCTCGTGACGTCGGGCGTCCATTTGAGGCGCAGCGTGCTGTACTTCGCGCATTTCGGCGTCGCGGCGATTCCCGTGCGCGCCGAGTACCTGCAAGCGATGCTGTTCCCGCTGCCGCTCGCGTACAACTTCTCGGCCGCCGATCTCGCGCTGCACGAATATCTCGGCATCGCGCGCTACCGGCTGTACGACGCGCTCGGCTGGAACCCGGCGAGGACGCAGCCGGGCGACGCGTGA
- the fdnG gene encoding formate dehydrogenase-N subunit alpha: protein MLQLSRRQFLKLSATTLAGSSLALMGFSPAEALAEVRQYKLARTVETRNTCPYCSVGCGILMYSLGDGAKNATSSIIHIEGDPDHPVNRGTLCPKGASLIDFIHSPSRLTRPEYRAAGSDKWEPISWSDALDRIAKLMKADRDANFVETTDDGMKVNRWLTTGMLAASAGSNEVGYLTHKTVRSMGMLAFDNQARVUHGPTVAGLAPTFGRGAMTNHWVDIKNADVILVMGGNAAEAHPCGFKWVTEAKAHRNARLVVVDPRFTRTASVADFYAPIRTGTDIAFLGGIINYLLTNDKIQHEYVKHYTDFSFIVREDFAFDDGIFSGYDADKHAYPDKSTWDYERGDDGFVKVDETLAHPRCVYNLLKQHYARYTPEMVEKICGTPKDKFLKVCEMLATTAVPGRAGTILYALGWTHHSVGAQMIRTGAMVQLLLGNIGIAGGGMNALRGHSNIQGLTDLGLMSNLLPGYMTLPMQAEQDFDAYIQKRAQQPLRPNQLSYWKNYRAFHVSFMKAWWGDAVGAENNWGYDYLPKLDKQYDLLQTIELMHEGKMNGYICQGFNPLAAAPSKAKTSEALAKLKWLVIMDPLATETSEFWKNHGEFNDVDASKIRTEVFRLPTSCFAEERGSLVNSGRVLQWHWQGAEPPGQAKSDLEIMSGLFLRMREMYKKDGGKYPDPIVNLSWPYANPESPTPEELAMEFSGRALADLPDPKDPAKTLVKKGEQLAGFAQLKDDGTTASGCWIFCGAWTQAGNQMARRDNSDPTGIGQTLGWAWAWPANRRILYNRASCDVNGKPFDPTRKLVAWNGKAWTGPDIPDYKADEPPETGMGPFIMNPEGVARFFARAGMNEGPFPEHYEPFETPLAANPLHPGNPRALNNPAARVFPDDRAAFGKVDKFPHVATTYRLTEHFHYWTKHARLNAIIQPQQFVEIGEDLAKEVGVAHGDRVKVSSNRGHIVAVALVTKRIKPLMVDGKKVQTVGIPLHWGFKGLTKPGYLANTLTPSVGDGNSYTPEFKSFLVKVEKA, encoded by the coding sequence ATGCTCCAACTGTCCCGGCGCCAGTTCCTGAAGCTGTCCGCGACGACGCTCGCCGGCTCGAGCCTAGCCCTGATGGGCTTCTCACCGGCCGAAGCGCTCGCCGAGGTCCGCCAATACAAGCTGGCGCGCACTGTCGAAACCCGCAACACCTGTCCTTACTGCTCGGTCGGTTGCGGGATCCTGATGTACAGCCTCGGCGACGGCGCGAAGAACGCCACGTCGAGCATCATCCACATCGAGGGCGACCCCGACCATCCGGTCAACCGCGGCACGCTGTGCCCGAAGGGCGCGAGCCTCATCGACTTCATCCATAGCCCGAGCCGCCTGACGCGGCCCGAGTACCGCGCGGCCGGCTCCGACAAGTGGGAGCCGATCTCGTGGAGCGACGCGCTCGACCGGATCGCGAAGCTGATGAAGGCGGACCGCGACGCGAACTTCGTCGAGACGACGGATGACGGAATGAAGGTCAACCGCTGGCTGACGACGGGCATGCTGGCCGCGTCGGCGGGCAGCAACGAGGTCGGCTATCTGACGCACAAGACCGTGCGCAGCATGGGGATGCTCGCGTTCGACAACCAGGCTCGTGTCTGACATGGCCCGACGGTGGCAGGTCTTGCCCCGACGTTTGGCCGTGGAGCGATGACGAACCATTGGGTCGACATCAAGAACGCGGACGTGATTCTCGTGATGGGCGGCAACGCCGCCGAAGCGCACCCGTGCGGCTTCAAATGGGTGACGGAAGCGAAGGCGCATCGCAATGCGCGCCTCGTCGTCGTCGACCCGCGCTTCACGCGCACCGCATCGGTCGCCGATTTCTACGCGCCGATTCGCACCGGCACGGATATCGCATTCCTCGGCGGGATCATCAATTACCTGCTGACGAACGACAAGATCCAGCACGAATACGTCAAGCACTACACGGATTTCTCGTTCATCGTCCGCGAGGACTTCGCGTTCGACGACGGCATTTTTTCCGGCTACGACGCGGACAAGCACGCGTATCCGGACAAGTCGACGTGGGACTACGAGCGCGGCGACGACGGCTTCGTGAAGGTCGACGAAACGCTCGCGCACCCGCGCTGCGTCTACAACCTGCTGAAGCAGCACTACGCGCGCTACACGCCGGAGATGGTCGAGAAGATCTGCGGCACGCCGAAGGACAAGTTCCTGAAGGTGTGCGAGATGCTCGCGACGACGGCCGTGCCCGGCCGCGCCGGCACGATCCTGTACGCGCTCGGCTGGACGCATCACTCGGTCGGCGCGCAGATGATCCGCACGGGCGCGATGGTGCAGTTGCTGCTCGGCAACATCGGCATCGCGGGCGGCGGGATGAACGCGCTGCGCGGGCACTCGAACATCCAGGGTCTCACCGACCTCGGGCTGATGTCGAATCTGCTGCCGGGCTACATGACGCTGCCGATGCAGGCCGAGCAGGATTTCGACGCGTACATCCAGAAACGCGCGCAGCAGCCGCTGCGGCCGAACCAGTTGAGCTACTGGAAGAATTACCGCGCGTTCCACGTGAGCTTCATGAAGGCGTGGTGGGGCGACGCGGTCGGCGCCGAGAACAACTGGGGCTACGACTATCTGCCGAAGCTCGACAAGCAGTACGACCTGCTGCAGACGATCGAGCTGATGCATGAAGGCAAGATGAACGGCTACATCTGCCAGGGCTTCAACCCGCTCGCGGCGGCGCCGTCGAAGGCGAAGACGTCCGAGGCGCTCGCGAAACTGAAGTGGCTCGTGATCATGGATCCGCTCGCGACCGAGACGTCCGAGTTCTGGAAGAACCATGGCGAGTTCAACGACGTCGATGCGTCGAAGATCCGGACCGAGGTGTTCCGTCTGCCGACCTCGTGCTTCGCGGAGGAGCGCGGCTCGCTCGTCAATTCGGGCCGCGTGCTGCAGTGGCACTGGCAGGGCGCGGAGCCGCCGGGCCAGGCGAAGAGCGACCTCGAGATCATGTCGGGGCTCTTCCTGCGGATGCGCGAGATGTACAAGAAGGACGGCGGCAAGTATCCCGATCCGATCGTCAACCTGAGCTGGCCGTACGCGAATCCGGAAAGCCCGACGCCCGAAGAGCTCGCGATGGAGTTCAGCGGCCGCGCGCTCGCCGATCTGCCGGATCCGAAGGATCCGGCGAAGACGCTCGTGAAGAAGGGCGAGCAGCTCGCGGGCTTCGCGCAGCTGAAGGACGACGGCACGACCGCGAGCGGCTGCTGGATCTTCTGCGGCGCGTGGACGCAAGCGGGCAACCAGATGGCGCGGCGCGACAACTCGGATCCGACCGGCATCGGCCAGACGCTCGGCTGGGCGTGGGCGTGGCCGGCGAACCGGCGGATCCTGTACAACCGCGCATCGTGCGACGTGAACGGCAAGCCGTTCGACCCGACCCGCAAGCTGGTTGCGTGGAACGGCAAGGCGTGGACCGGTCCGGACATCCCGGACTACAAGGCCGACGAGCCGCCCGAGACCGGCATGGGCCCGTTCATCATGAACCCGGAAGGCGTCGCGCGCTTCTTCGCGCGCGCCGGGATGAACGAAGGTCCGTTCCCCGAGCACTACGAGCCGTTCGAGACGCCGCTCGCCGCGAACCCGCTGCATCCGGGCAACCCGCGCGCGCTGAACAACCCGGCCGCCCGCGTGTTCCCGGACGATCGGGCGGCGTTCGGCAAGGTCGACAAATTCCCGCACGTCGCGACGACGTATCGTCTGACCGAGCACTTCCACTACTGGACCAAGCATGCGCGGCTGAACGCGATCATCCAGCCGCAGCAGTTCGTCGAGATCGGCGAGGATCTCGCGAAGGAAGTGGGCGTCGCGCACGGCGACCGCGTGAAGGTGTCGTCGAACCGCGGGCACATCGTCGCGGTGGCGCTCGTCACGAAGCGGATCAAGCCGCTGATGGTCGACGGCAAGAAGGTGCAGACGGTCGGCATCCCGTTGCATTGGGGCTTCAAGGGATTGACGAAGCCCGGCTATCTCGCGAATACCCTGACTCCGTCCGTGGGCGACGGCAACTCGTACACACCGGAATTCAAGTCGTTCCTGGTGAAGGTCGAAAAGGCGTAA
- the fdxH gene encoding formate dehydrogenase subunit beta, producing the protein MALQSLDIKRVSATTTPPPNVREPATGGVAKLIDVSKCIGCKACQTACMEWNDLRDEVGTNVGVYDNPADLTEHSWTVMRFSEYENPAGDLEWLIRKDGCMHCEDPGCLKACPSPGAIVQYNNGIVDFHEENCIGCGYCVTGCPFNIPRISKQDNRAYKCTLCSDRVAVGQEPACVKTCPTGAIVFGTKDDMKQHAAERIADLKGRGFEHAGLYDPAGVGGTHVMYVLHHADKPSLYHGLPDNPSISPMVKLWKGIAKPLAVAGIALSALVGFFHYTRVGPNEVTEDDEAAARDEARRIKEDVK; encoded by the coding sequence ATGGCATTGCAATCGCTGGATATCAAGCGCGTCTCCGCCACCACGACGCCGCCGCCCAACGTGCGCGAGCCGGCGACGGGCGGCGTCGCGAAGCTGATCGACGTATCGAAGTGCATCGGCTGCAAGGCGTGCCAGACGGCCTGCATGGAGTGGAACGACTTGCGCGACGAAGTCGGCACGAACGTCGGCGTGTACGACAACCCGGCCGACCTGACCGAGCACTCGTGGACGGTGATGCGTTTCTCCGAATACGAGAACCCGGCGGGCGACCTCGAATGGCTGATCCGCAAGGACGGCTGCATGCACTGCGAGGACCCGGGCTGCCTGAAGGCGTGTCCGTCGCCGGGCGCGATCGTTCAGTACAACAACGGGATCGTCGATTTCCACGAGGAGAACTGCATCGGCTGCGGCTACTGCGTGACCGGCTGCCCGTTCAACATCCCGCGGATCTCGAAGCAGGACAATCGCGCGTACAAGTGCACGCTGTGCTCCGATCGCGTCGCGGTCGGCCAGGAGCCCGCGTGCGTGAAGACCTGCCCGACGGGCGCGATCGTGTTCGGCACGAAGGACGACATGAAGCAGCACGCGGCCGAGCGGATCGCCGACCTGAAGGGACGCGGCTTCGAGCACGCGGGGCTGTACGATCCGGCCGGCGTCGGCGGCACGCACGTGATGTACGTGCTGCACCACGCGGACAAGCCGTCGCTGTATCACGGGCTGCCCGACAACCCGTCGATCAGCCCGATGGTGAAGCTGTGGAAGGGCATCGCGAAGCCGCTCGCGGTCGCGGGCATCGCATTGTCCGCGCTGGTCGGCTTCTTCCACTACACGCGCGTCGGCCCGAACGAAGTGACGGAAGACGACGAGGCCGCCGCCCGCGACGAAGCGCGACGCATCAAGGAGGACGTGAAATGA
- a CDS encoding ABC transporter substrate-binding protein: MIDRRTFVGAALAAAATGAAPLGARAAGIAVDLDPRQAGRVRAARDPAAADAARRYRWVDDGAFVVAIAPHAPPVATYATDARTVVGADPDYAQLIADALGRRLALLPVAWADWPLGLSAGKYDAVISNVGVTEKRKEKFDFTTYRLGLHGFYVRTASPIARIAEPKDVAGLRIITASGTSQERILLEWNRRNVAQGLKPVDALYFDDDGASRVALLSGRADAELNPNATLAYQAARDGRIRCVGSVNAGWPVRADVAIATRKGGGLADALTLATNDLIRSGKYRQALARWGLLSEAVDKSETNPPGLPSF, from the coding sequence ATGATCGACAGACGCACTTTCGTCGGCGCCGCGCTCGCGGCGGCAGCGACCGGCGCGGCGCCGCTCGGCGCGCGCGCCGCCGGCATCGCGGTCGATCTCGATCCGCGCCAGGCGGGCCGCGTGCGCGCGGCGCGCGATCCGGCCGCCGCCGACGCGGCGCGCCGCTACCGCTGGGTCGACGACGGCGCGTTCGTCGTCGCGATCGCGCCGCATGCGCCGCCCGTCGCGACCTACGCGACCGACGCGCGCACGGTCGTCGGCGCGGATCCCGACTACGCGCAACTGATCGCCGATGCGCTCGGCCGGCGGCTCGCGCTGTTGCCCGTCGCATGGGCCGACTGGCCGCTCGGGCTGAGCGCCGGCAAGTACGACGCGGTGATCTCGAACGTCGGCGTCACCGAGAAGCGGAAGGAGAAGTTCGACTTCACGACGTACCGGCTCGGCCTGCACGGCTTCTACGTGAGAACCGCGAGCCCGATCGCGCGGATCGCCGAGCCGAAGGACGTCGCGGGCCTGCGGATCATCACCGCGTCGGGCACGAGCCAGGAGCGCATCCTGCTCGAATGGAACCGGCGCAACGTCGCGCAGGGGCTCAAGCCGGTCGATGCGCTGTATTTCGACGACGACGGCGCATCGCGCGTCGCGCTGCTGTCCGGGCGCGCGGACGCGGAGCTGAATCCGAACGCGACGCTCGCGTACCAGGCGGCGCGCGACGGCAGGATCCGCTGCGTCGGCAGCGTGAACGCCGGGTGGCCCGTCAGGGCCGACGTCGCGATCGCGACGCGCAAGGGCGGCGGCCTTGCCGATGCGCTGACGCTCGCGACCAACGATCTGATCCGCAGCGGCAAGTATCGGCAGGCGCTCGCGCGATGGGGGCTGCTGTCGGAGGCGGTCGACAAATCGGAGACGAATCCGCCGGGGTTGCCGTCGTTTTGA
- a CDS encoding amino acid ABC transporter permease/ATP-binding protein gives MSDITHAVGGALPTPGMPAARGDAPRFRIVPARYRARTAGTVLAAALVALVLNSVLGNPQWGWPVFAEWFLSAPVLSGLARTLLLTALGALFGFALGVPLALARVSRSPIVAACAWAFIWLFRSIPLVVLLLILNNLGYLYDHVWLGVPFTGITFADVATTDLISPFCAAVLGLTLNHAAFAAEGIRGGILSVDPGQLEAAAALGLPRARQATRIVLPQAMRAFLPVAFNDLISLAKGTSMVYVLAMPELFYTVQVIYRRNLEVIPLLMVATVWYLIILTVLSIVQAQVERRYARGAVRNPARSPFAAIVGKLTDALPGRRERATTRRDGTVEASGPSGVRRGAGDAPRAAGDAQPRMKPSSAPASLQRIGPSATSSAAPASGAEFARGARAPAGTAGASGEMGAEAFRVSGASDVPAAPGSVASSASASSTGAAAWVVSEASDVSDAFAAPRASADATSPVAAARASASVRRGGEVAVQRVSKSFGQHKVLDDVSFVAPAGSVTVILGQSGSGKSTLLRTINHLERVDGGFIDIDGELIGYRRDGDTLYELKEKDVLRRRVDVGMVFQNFNLFPHLTVLENIVEAPVASGRATRAEAERVARELLARVGLAAKAGAYPRQLSGGQQQRVAIARALALKPKVLLFDEPTSALDPELVNEVLDVIKELARSGTTLVIVTHEIGFAREVADTILFMEHGRIVEAGPPAQVLGAPAHPRTRAFLSKVL, from the coding sequence ATGAGCGACATCACTCACGCCGTCGGCGGCGCGCTGCCGACGCCGGGCATGCCCGCGGCGCGCGGCGACGCGCCGCGTTTTCGGATCGTGCCGGCCCGCTACCGCGCGCGGACGGCCGGCACCGTGCTCGCCGCCGCGCTGGTCGCGCTCGTGCTGAATTCGGTGCTCGGCAATCCGCAGTGGGGCTGGCCGGTATTCGCCGAATGGTTCCTGTCGGCGCCGGTGCTGTCGGGGCTCGCGCGCACGCTGCTGCTGACCGCGCTCGGCGCGCTGTTCGGCTTCGCGCTCGGCGTGCCGCTCGCGCTCGCGCGCGTGTCCCGCTCGCCGATCGTCGCCGCGTGCGCGTGGGCGTTCATCTGGCTGTTCCGCTCGATTCCGCTCGTCGTGCTGCTGCTGATCCTCAACAATCTCGGCTATCTGTACGACCACGTGTGGCTCGGCGTGCCGTTCACCGGCATCACGTTCGCCGACGTCGCGACGACCGATCTCATCAGTCCGTTCTGCGCGGCCGTGCTCGGCCTCACGCTCAATCACGCGGCGTTCGCGGCCGAGGGGATTCGGGGCGGCATCCTGTCGGTCGACCCGGGGCAGCTCGAGGCGGCCGCCGCGCTCGGCCTGCCGCGAGCGCGGCAGGCGACGCGCATCGTGCTGCCGCAGGCGATGCGCGCGTTTTTGCCCGTCGCGTTCAACGATCTGATCTCGCTCGCGAAGGGCACGTCGATGGTGTACGTGCTCGCGATGCCGGAGCTGTTCTATACGGTGCAGGTGATCTATCGACGCAACCTCGAGGTGATTCCGCTGCTGATGGTCGCGACCGTCTGGTATCTGATCATCCTGACCGTGCTGTCGATCGTTCAGGCGCAGGTCGAGCGTCGCTACGCGCGCGGCGCGGTGCGCAATCCGGCGCGGTCGCCGTTTGCGGCGATCGTCGGCAAGTTGACCGATGCGCTGCCGGGGCGGCGCGAGCGCGCGACGACGCGGAGGGACGGCACGGTCGAGGCGAGCGGCCCGAGCGGCGTGAGGCGCGGTGCGGGGGATGCGCCGCGCGCGGCGGGCGATGCGCAGCCGAGGATGAAGCCGTCATCCGCGCCCGCGTCGCTCCAGCGGATCGGCCCGTCAGCGACGTCTTCCGCCGCGCCGGCTTCCGGCGCGGAATTCGCGCGGGGAGCGCGGGCGCCGGCCGGCACGGCGGGAGCGTCGGGCGAGATGGGCGCGGAGGCGTTCCGCGTATCCGGCGCTTCGGATGTTCCCGCTGCTCCCGGTAGTGTCGCGTCGTCTGCGTCGGCCTCTTCGACTGGCGCAGCCGCATGGGTCGTGTCGGAGGCTTCCGATGTGTCCGATGCGTTCGCCGCACCGCGCGCATCCGCCGACGCGACATCGCCGGTCGCCGCGGCGCGCGCGTCGGCGAGCGTGCGCCGCGGCGGCGAGGTCGCCGTCCAGCGCGTGTCGAAGAGCTTCGGCCAGCACAAGGTGCTCGACGACGTGTCGTTCGTCGCGCCGGCGGGCAGCGTCACCGTGATCCTCGGCCAGTCCGGCTCCGGCAAATCGACGCTGCTGCGCACGATCAACCACCTCGAGCGCGTCGACGGCGGCTTCATCGACATCGACGGCGAGCTGATCGGCTACCGCCGCGACGGCGACACGCTGTACGAGCTGAAGGAGAAGGACGTGCTGCGCCGCCGCGTCGACGTCGGCATGGTGTTCCAGAATTTCAATCTGTTCCCGCATCTGACCGTGCTCGAGAACATCGTCGAGGCGCCCGTCGCGTCAGGCCGCGCGACGCGCGCCGAAGCGGAGCGCGTCGCGCGCGAGCTGCTCGCGCGGGTCGGCCTCGCGGCGAAGGCCGGCGCGTATCCGCGCCAACTGTCGGGCGGCCAGCAGCAGCGCGTCGCGATCGCGCGGGCGCTCGCGCTGAAGCCGAAGGTGCTGCTGTTCGACGAGCCGACGTCCGCGCTCGATCCGGAGCTCGTCAACGAAGTGCTCGACGTGATCAAGGAGCTCGCGCGCTCGGGGACGACGCTCGTCATCGTCACGCACGAGATCGGCTTCGCGCGCGAGGTCGCGGACACGATCCTGTTCATGGAGCACGGCCGGATCGTCGAAGCGGGGCCGCCCGCGCAGGTGCTCGGCGCGCCCGCGCATCCGCGCACGCGCGCATTCCTGTCGAAGGTGCTGTGA
- a CDS encoding formate dehydrogenase subunit gamma yields MKHDDPNLIVRYTANERSNHWITAISFVLLALSGLALFHPSMFWMTALFGGGQWTRILHPFVGLVMVVSFAVMVVRYWHHNLLDAGDRQWLTQMDDVLANREDKLPEVGRYNAGQKLLFFAMVACLLLLLVSGIVIWRRYFSFYFPIGVIRAAAILHAVAAFVLIVGIVVHVYAALWVKGSIGAMVRGTVTVGWARKHHPKWFRESVK; encoded by the coding sequence ATGAAGCATGACGACCCCAACCTGATCGTCCGCTACACGGCGAACGAGCGCTCGAACCACTGGATCACCGCGATCTCGTTCGTGCTGCTCGCGCTGTCCGGGCTCGCGCTGTTTCATCCGTCGATGTTCTGGATGACGGCGCTGTTCGGCGGCGGGCAATGGACGCGGATCCTGCATCCGTTCGTCGGCCTCGTGATGGTCGTGTCGTTCGCGGTGATGGTCGTGCGCTACTGGCACCACAACCTGCTCGACGCGGGCGACCGCCAGTGGCTCACGCAGATGGACGACGTGCTCGCGAACCGCGAGGACAAGCTGCCGGAAGTCGGCCGCTATAACGCGGGGCAGAAGCTGCTATTCTTCGCGATGGTGGCGTGTCTCCTGTTGCTGCTCGTCTCCGGGATCGTGATCTGGCGGCGTTATTTCTCGTTCTACTTCCCGATCGGCGTGATTCGCGCGGCGGCCATCCTGCATGCGGTCGCGGCGTTCGTGCTGATCGTCGGCATCGTCGTGCACGTGTACGCGGCGCTGTGGGTGAAGGGGTCGATCGGCGCGATGGTGCGCGGCACCGTGACCGTCGGCTGGGCGAGAAAGCACCATCCGAAGTGGTTTCGCGAGAGCGTGAAGTAA
- a CDS encoding LLM class flavin-dependent oxidoreductase codes for MSYSLSLLDKSPIAEGATAADALRFTVALAQRAEALGYRRFWIAEHHGAPGLASSAPEIVVSHVLAHTSRIRVGSGGVMLQHYSPFKVAETFKLLASLAPGRVDLGVGKAPGGLPLTTRALQSLHDRPRKPAFADQLAELDAFLNWGVAEDHPLAGALALPVPPEAPERVLLGGSPESAALAARFGWQFCYAGHFNGDEANVERSLDAYRRATGRAPLLALYAVAAPTKAEAERLIGALRIFKLKLAGGQSVNLGSAQAAAEFARQSGATDYRIDELRPHVIAGAPDDVHRELDALSRRYGVGEFVVDSPVTHYPARLASVELLARARQSVRT; via the coding sequence ATGTCTTATTCGTTATCGCTGCTGGACAAGAGTCCGATCGCCGAAGGCGCGACGGCGGCCGACGCGCTGCGTTTCACGGTCGCGCTCGCGCAGCGCGCCGAAGCGCTCGGCTATCGCCGCTTCTGGATCGCCGAGCATCACGGCGCGCCGGGGCTCGCGAGCTCCGCGCCCGAGATCGTCGTATCGCACGTGCTCGCGCATACGTCGCGGATCCGCGTCGGGTCCGGCGGCGTGATGCTCCAGCACTACAGCCCGTTCAAGGTCGCGGAGACGTTCAAGCTGCTCGCGTCGCTCGCGCCGGGGCGCGTCGATCTCGGCGTCGGCAAGGCGCCGGGCGGCTTGCCGCTGACGACGCGCGCGCTGCAGTCGCTGCACGACAGGCCGCGCAAGCCCGCGTTCGCCGACCAGCTCGCCGAGCTCGACGCGTTCCTGAACTGGGGCGTCGCCGAGGATCATCCGCTCGCCGGCGCGCTCGCGCTGCCGGTGCCGCCCGAGGCGCCCGAGCGCGTGCTGCTCGGCGGCTCGCCGGAGAGCGCCGCGCTCGCGGCGCGGTTCGGCTGGCAGTTCTGCTATGCCGGACACTTCAACGGCGACGAGGCGAACGTCGAGCGCTCGCTCGACGCGTATCGCCGCGCGACCGGGCGCGCGCCGCTCCTCGCGCTGTACGCGGTCGCGGCGCCGACGAAGGCGGAAGCCGAGCGGCTGATCGGCGCGCTGCGGATCTTCAAGCTGAAGCTCGCGGGCGGCCAGAGCGTCAATCTCGGCAGCGCGCAGGCGGCGGCCGAGTTCGCGCGCCAGAGCGGCGCGACCGACTACCGGATCGACGAGCTGCGCCCGCACGTGATCGCCGGCGCGCCGGACGACGTGCACCGCGAGCTCGACGCCTTGAGCCGCCGCTACGGCGTCGGCGAGTTCGTCGTCGATTCGCCGGTCACGCACTATCCGGCGCGGCTCGCGTCGGTCGAGCTGCTCGCGCGCGCGCGGCAGTCCGTGCGGACCTGA
- a CDS encoding LLM class flavin-dependent oxidoreductase, with protein MTQSTIPFGIMLQGAGSHMNAWRHPSNPPDASVNLDFMLGVARKAEANGIAFAFVADGLYINEKSIPHFLNRFEPISLLSALAAATSKIGLAGTVSTSYSEPFTVARQFASLDLLSGGRAGWNVVTTPLEGTAKNYGTKHPDHALRYEIADEYLSVAQGLWDSWDDDAFVRDRASGRFFDRDRLHALDHAGPFFRVAGPLNIQRSPQGQPVIFQAGSSDAGIALAGKYADAVFTHSPSLDETRAFATRVKDSAVAHGRRAGDVKIFPGIGPIVGRTAAEAEDKYRAIRDLLTIDDALAYLGRYFDHHDFTRYPLDAPFPALGDIGRNSFRSTTDRIKADARAKGLTLRETALAVATPRPQFIGAAEDVADELIRWIDAGAGDGFILGFAVQAQGLDDFVELVIPALEARGRYRRTLGGSTLREHLGLPRKASRHAAAEVA; from the coding sequence ATGACCCAGTCCACGATTCCCTTCGGCATCATGCTGCAAGGCGCCGGCAGCCACATGAACGCGTGGCGGCATCCGAGCAACCCGCCGGACGCGAGCGTCAACCTCGATTTCATGCTGGGCGTCGCGCGCAAGGCGGAGGCGAACGGCATCGCGTTCGCGTTCGTCGCCGACGGCCTTTACATCAACGAGAAATCGATCCCGCACTTCCTGAACCGCTTCGAGCCGATCTCGCTGTTGTCCGCGCTCGCGGCCGCGACGTCGAAGATCGGCCTCGCGGGCACCGTGTCGACGTCGTACAGCGAGCCGTTCACGGTCGCGCGGCAGTTCGCGTCGCTCGATCTGCTGAGCGGCGGCCGCGCCGGCTGGAACGTCGTCACGACGCCGCTCGAAGGCACCGCGAAGAATTACGGCACGAAGCATCCGGACCACGCGCTGCGCTACGAGATCGCCGACGAATACCTGAGCGTCGCGCAGGGCCTCTGGGATAGCTGGGACGACGACGCCTTCGTGCGCGATCGCGCGAGCGGCCGCTTCTTCGATCGCGACAGGCTGCATGCGCTCGATCACGCGGGCCCGTTCTTCCGGGTCGCCGGGCCGCTCAACATCCAGCGCTCGCCGCAGGGGCAGCCGGTGATCTTCCAGGCGGGCTCGTCGGACGCGGGGATCGCGCTCGCGGGCAAGTACGCGGACGCGGTGTTCACGCATTCGCCGTCGCTCGACGAGACGCGCGCGTTCGCGACGCGCGTGAAGGACAGCGCCGTCGCGCACGGCCGCCGCGCCGGCGACGTGAAGATTTTCCCCGGCATCGGTCCGATCGTCGGGCGCACGGCCGCCGAGGCGGAGGACAAGTACCGCGCGATCCGCGATCTGCTGACGATCGACGACGCGCTCGCGTACCTCGGCCGCTACTTCGATCACCACGACTTCACGCGGTACCCGCTCGACGCGCCGTTCCCGGCGCTCGGCGACATCGGCCGCAACAGCTTCCGCTCGACGACCGACCGCATCAAGGCCGACGCGCGCGCGAAAGGGCTCACGCTGCGCGAGACGGCGCTTGCCGTCGCGACGCCGCGTCCGCAGTTCATCGGCGCGGCGGAAGACGTCGCTGACGAACTGATCCGATGGATCGACGCGGGCGCGGGCGACGGCTTCATCCTCGGCTTCGCGGTGCAGGCGCAGGGGCTCGACGACTTCGTCGAGCTCGTGATTCCGGCGCTCGAGGCGCGCGGCCGCTACCGGCGCACGCTCGGCGGCAGCACGCTGCGCGAGCACCTCGGCCTGCCGCGCAAGGCAAGCCGCCACGCGGCGGCCGAAGTCGCATGA